From a single Hemitrygon akajei chromosome 28, sHemAka1.3, whole genome shotgun sequence genomic region:
- the LOC140717867 gene encoding histone H4-like — protein sequence MSGRGKGGKGLGKGGAKRHRKVLRDNIQGITKPVIRRLARRGGVKRISGLIYEETRGVLKVFLENVIRDAVTYTEHAKRKTVTAMDVVYALKRQGRTLYGFGG from the coding sequence ATGtctggcagagggaaaggaggcaaAGGACTGGGCAAAGGCGGAGCCAAGCGGCACCGCAAAGTGCTCCGTGAtaacatccagggcatcaccaAACCGGTCATCCGCCGTCTGGCTCGCCGTGGCGGCGTCAAGCGGATCTCAGGTCTGATCTACGAGGAGACCCGCGGGGTACTGAAGGTTTTCCTGGAGAATGTAATCCGGGATGCGGTCACCTACACTGAACACGCCAAGCGCAAGACGGTCACTGCCATGGATGTGGTGTACGCTCTGAAACGCCAGGGCCGCACTCTCTATGGCTTCGGCGGCTGA